A region of the Dyadobacter sp. CECT 9275 genome:
TAACAACAAACGGTGGGACAGCGGACGCTTCGATGAAGGCAAACAACCCGAAACCATTCTGTACCTGCCCGACAAAATGCTTATCAAAAGCAATTTTGAGCTGAACGATATCAACATTTCAGTTCCTAAATAGATGTTTTTTCGAAAATGTTATAAACCAATTGTGGATAACTATGTGAATAAGCCGGAAAACTTGTTCATAAATCCCATAATTTTGTTAACAAACATGTGGATAACCCGTGGATACTGTGGATAAAATTGTGAATTTCAACCTAAAGTGGACAACTATCACCTAAATCTGAGTTAACAGTACGTTAATACACTTTAGTAATTGTGGATAACCCTATAGGGCCCTGAAACGCTGTTACCAACATTATGATGTAGATAAATTATTTCCGATATTGTCTACCAGCCACTTAGATGTTAATAATAAATCTTTTGAATGTGGATAAATTAACATAGTTATCCACAAAGTGTTCACAACTATGTTAATCTTAAGTGGATAAGCAACTTATCGACATATCCACAGCCCTATATAATGATGATAAATACAAAAGAAAAATTTTTCTATTATGAAAAGGGTTTTAAAATGGGTCACGATTGGTAGTATAATTTTCGGGGCGGCGGCCGGCGGGCGGGTGTTTGGGCAGACAGAAAAGGAGCTGGCCGAAGAGTATTTCAAGAAGGACGACTGCTCCAAGGCCATCACTTATTATACCAGCGTGCTTAAATCTGAATTTGACAAAAGTGCTCTTAAGAATTACGCGCATTGCATTGTGCGGACCAAAGCCTGGAATGAAGGGGAACAATTTGTTAAAAAACAGATCAAAAACGATAACCTGAATGCAGGTTGGTACTATATGTATTGGGGAGTACTGCTGGACGCCCAGGGAAAGGCCCAGGAGACGTTGAAAAAGTATCATCAGGCCATTGGCTCCTTTGGTACGAGGATTGATCAGAAGCGCGAAATTGCTGAGGAATTCCGCAGTATCAATCAACCTGAAATGTCACTGACAGCGCTGCTTCAGGCGAGGGAAAGTTCCAAACGGAATGATCTTTTCCAATTGGAACTGGCCAGCGTGTACCGGGATCTGAACCAGCCCGAGAAGATGATCGACGAGCTGTTGTCATACGGTACGCGGTACCAGAATATCGAAGTGGTACAGAACATGCTTCAGGACTTTAAAAAGGATGAAAAGGAGCAGGTACTGCTGGAGAAGATCCTCTATGATAAAATACAGAAGTTCCCCAACGAAGGATTTTATAACGAACTGCTGATCTGGTACCAGGTACAGAAGAAGGATTTTTATAAGGCATTCATTCAGGAACGCGCGCTCGACAAGCGTTTCAAACACAGCGGTACCCGGCTGCATAACCTGGGTATTCTGGCTATTCAGAACCTGGATTATGCCAATGCAGGGCTTATCTTTGATTACATTGTAAAGGAATATCCCAAGAGCCAGCTGTATCCTGTGGCCCGGAGAATGGCCATTTTTTCGCGTGAGCAGCAGGTAAAAAATACTTATCCGGTTAACAAAAAGGAGGTTCAGAAATTGCTGGTCCAGTACCAGCAACTGGTGGATGAGCTGGGTACCAATGCAAGAACAATGGAAGCATTGCGGAATATGGCAACGCTCTATGCATTTTACATGGACGATTTTAAAAGGGCCGTGGAAGTGCTGGAACTTGCCATTGAGGCTGGAAAACAGGAAAAAAGTTTTGTTGACAAGTGCAAGCTGGATCTGGGAGATATATACTTGCTGAAAGGCGAGCCATGGGAAGCGACGTTGGTATATTCACAGGTTGAAAAATCGCAAAAGGACGATTTACTGGGTTACGAAGCCAAATTAAGAAATGCCAGACTGCATTATTACAAAGGTGATTTTGATCTGGCCAGGGATGTTTTGAACATACTTAAAAAGGCTACTTCCAGGGAGATTGCCAATGATGCCAATGATCTCTCTTTGCTGATCATGGATAACACGGGACTGGATAGCAACGAAACCGCCATGAAGCGTTATGCTTCCGCCGAACTCCTATTGTTCCAGAACAAAAGATATGAGGCACTGGATACACTCAGAAATTTATACCAGGCCTATCAGAACCACAGCCTGGCCGATGAGATACTCTGGCTCACGGCGAATACTTATATGAAGCTGGATAGCAATCAACAGGCACTGGCTTCCTTGAAATTACTTACCGAAAAATTTGGGATCGATATTCTTGGTGATGATGCTCTTTTTGAAACGGCACGTCTTTATCAGGAAAAATTAAATAACAGGGAGGAAGCCATGAAGTACTATCAGGAACTGATGGAGAAATATCCCGGAAGTATTTTCGTTGCCGAATCCAGAAAGCGCTTCAGGATTTTAAGAGGTGACATTATCAACTGATTTTGGTACTTACACAAAAAAGGGAATGAAGTGTCAAAATCTGACTTTTCATTCCCTTTTTCCTTTTTCTGTACGGTGCCGAGGACGAATTATGATGCGCTACGAAAATCTAAGGCGCATAAATTTCTGAATTTTTAGTTATAAGTTATTCATTAACAGTTTTTTAAAGCTTGTAAAGTCCGGTTTCATTTTGGTTGACTTTTTTTCAATCGAGAGCAGTTTCTGAAGCCTTTCGGGCACTTCTATACTTTTTCCGAGTGTTTCTTCTACCAAGTCGATAAATTTCGCTGGATGAGCGGTCGATAAGAAAACACCGGTGAAGTTTTTATTATTTTCCTGGCGATAAGATTTTAAACCAAGATAAGCGACAGCCGTATGCGGGCATACCACATAATTAGTGTTTCCAAATATTTCCCTCATTGCTTTCCGTGTCTGTTCATCGTTGAAATAGTAGCCGGAAACTTTTGATTTTACCAAATTCCAGTCATCATCAAAAAAACGGGTCAGTCTTACGAAATTACTGGGATTACCTACGTCCATGGCATTGGATATGGTTTCTACCGAAGGTTCAGGTTTGAAGATACCATTTTCAAGATAACGTGGTACCGAGTTATTGATGTTGGTAGCTGCTATGAAGCGCTCAACCGGTAGTCCCATCCTGTAAGCAAGTATCCCGGCGCTCAGATTTCCGAAGTTTCCGCTTGGTACTGAAAAGACCAGAGGTTTCCCTAATTTTTTCAGCTGTGCATAAGCCGAGAAAAAATAGAAGGACTGAGGGATGAGCCGGGCGATGTTAATAGAATTTGCGGACGCCAGATTAAATCGGGATGTAAGTTCGGAATCCAGGAATGCTTCTTTGACCAGCCTTTGACAATCATCAAAAGTACCGTCAATTTCAAGGGCGTTCACATTGTAACCCAAGGTGGTAAGTTGTTTCTCCTGGATCTCACTTACCTTGCCTTCAGGATAAAGAATGGTAACTGTTATTCCCGGAACCTTGTAAAATCCCTGGGCAACTGCACCACCAGTATCTCCGGAAGTGGCCACCAGTATGTGTATCTGTTTTTGAGACCTTAAAAGAAAGTAAGACATCAGAGCTGCCATGAAACGGGCTCCAAAGTCCTTAAATGCCATGGAAGGCCCATGAAATAGTTCTAGAACGTAATCCTCAGGAGTAATTTGTACTACCGGTGCTTCAAAATCATAGGCATTGTTGATGAGCTCAGTGATATCTTCCAGGGGAATATCGTCGCCCAGCAATGTTTTGGTTATTTCAACGGCGATCTCTTTAAATGAACGGTTTTCTATGTCATTCAAAAATTCCTTTGATACCTGCGGAATGTATTCAGGCATATAGAGGCCATTATCGGGAGGCAAGCTCCGGAAAACGGCTTCTTCCAGGGAAGCGGTTAGGTCTGATGTTCTGGTACTGTAAAATATCATTTTTTATTAAATGCTACTGAAAAATGGGAGTGCAAAGTTAATTAAAATCCAGGGCGTTAAAGGGTTTGGATTTTAATTTTGGAAAAAGTATCTAACTTGTTTGTTTAATTTTTATACCACCGATGTAAATGTTCGGACGGTTAAGCAACACGAAAAATATTTAAAGGAACGGATTCACAACATTTTTCATTTATAAAATGTTGTGAAATTCGGAAAATATAAATTCATTCAATAAACTGAATATCAAATTAATAGAGATATGTCACATGGTATTTTCAATGTTCCTGCACTAAGAAATGAACCGGTCAGGAATTATGCTCCCGGAAGTGCGGAAAGA
Encoded here:
- a CDS encoding tetratricopeptide repeat protein, whose amino-acid sequence is MKRVLKWVTIGSIIFGAAAGGRVFGQTEKELAEEYFKKDDCSKAITYYTSVLKSEFDKSALKNYAHCIVRTKAWNEGEQFVKKQIKNDNLNAGWYYMYWGVLLDAQGKAQETLKKYHQAIGSFGTRIDQKREIAEEFRSINQPEMSLTALLQARESSKRNDLFQLELASVYRDLNQPEKMIDELLSYGTRYQNIEVVQNMLQDFKKDEKEQVLLEKILYDKIQKFPNEGFYNELLIWYQVQKKDFYKAFIQERALDKRFKHSGTRLHNLGILAIQNLDYANAGLIFDYIVKEYPKSQLYPVARRMAIFSREQQVKNTYPVNKKEVQKLLVQYQQLVDELGTNARTMEALRNMATLYAFYMDDFKRAVEVLELAIEAGKQEKSFVDKCKLDLGDIYLLKGEPWEATLVYSQVEKSQKDDLLGYEAKLRNARLHYYKGDFDLARDVLNILKKATSREIANDANDLSLLIMDNTGLDSNETAMKRYASAELLLFQNKRYEALDTLRNLYQAYQNHSLADEILWLTANTYMKLDSNQQALASLKLLTEKFGIDILGDDALFETARLYQEKLNNREEAMKYYQELMEKYPGSIFVAESRKRFRILRGDIIN
- the thrC gene encoding threonine synthase produces the protein MIFYSTRTSDLTASLEEAVFRSLPPDNGLYMPEYIPQVSKEFLNDIENRSFKEIAVEITKTLLGDDIPLEDITELINNAYDFEAPVVQITPEDYVLELFHGPSMAFKDFGARFMAALMSYFLLRSQKQIHILVATSGDTGGAVAQGFYKVPGITVTILYPEGKVSEIQEKQLTTLGYNVNALEIDGTFDDCQRLVKEAFLDSELTSRFNLASANSINIARLIPQSFYFFSAYAQLKKLGKPLVFSVPSGNFGNLSAGILAYRMGLPVERFIAATNINNSVPRYLENGIFKPEPSVETISNAMDVGNPSNFVRLTRFFDDDWNLVKSKVSGYYFNDEQTRKAMREIFGNTNYVVCPHTAVAYLGLKSYRQENNKNFTGVFLSTAHPAKFIDLVEETLGKSIEVPERLQKLLSIEKKSTKMKPDFTSFKKLLMNNL